The DNA sequence tcagctatccggttgctagggcccaaattaccgtagcaaccatgcattgatttgaatgagagactggaatataaataggagaggcctgaatagaaagataagtaataaaaagtagcaataacaatatatttgtagccttacacagcatttgttttcagatagtcagtgacccccttttgaaagctgcagtcagaaaaaggcaaataattaaactatatatatatatatatatatatatatatatatatatatatatatatatatatatataaaaataatgaagaccaactggaaagttgcttagaattggtcctTCTATaccctactaaaagttaactcaaggttaaccacccctttaatggaagcaaaacaagcctattgggtttatttaatgtttacatgattttctagtagacttaaggtacgaagatccaaattacggaatccattatctggaaaacaccatgtccctagcattctggataacagatcccatacttgtactccaTAAAAGACTGACAGATACAATTCATTTCTTTGTCAAAACAAAATGGCACAGTGCAATAATAAACAAGTGCTTGGTAACAACATCctacattttcatgatatttgTACGTCCCATAGAGTACACTTTCATTGTTGTATAGAACGTTTCATGtcctaaatatatgtatatttctctCCAGTCTGCTGCTCACTATATACAGACGGTCAGTTGACTGTGATACTATTATTCATCAAGCATTAGGCCTAAATATCTGTTGGTAACTTCATACATAGGCTGATTTTCCAATGCAGGGGCTTCCTCTTTACTcttaacatttctgttttttttctttcccatctTCGATTTGTGTGCGCTAGGCAGAGTCCTGCTCTTGAAGCAATCCTCTGGTACGGCTAATAATACTGCTTCCATCATTTGCTGGTACAGCGTTTTCAATGGTGGACATGGGTTAAAAAGATCTTCTACCAAGGATGAGCTCTTCAGTTTCTGACATAAAAGGTGAACAAGCGTGCCACTGTAAAGTCTGAGAAAAACAacattatggaggttatttatcaaaggtcaagtgatAGAGTTTAttttacctcaaattaactcaaatggtatcttacttaagaaaaaaagttgaacgtctaaaactcgaacgactATTACCGATCCAAAAACTATTGCGTACAAAttcaattcgattcgagttttcctctgaaaaaaaaaaaccttgacttcaaaaaacctcaaacaaaatttgacacgcaacattttttggacgtgcaacatttttttttctcccaatggagtctatggggcattatttttgcttcaaaacttggcaaaaatttggctcatcactactattaacatcagcctctgccattgacttctagaacctcaacaggttttagctggtgtattttcggattccagctatttccagggttgaggtataaTAATCTCGaatattcacgttttttttgttttttaaatgtgaatttggccccccaaaaaagtttgagcATTCAAGTTAAAATACAACTTACAACTCGaactttaaagaaggaaaggcttggtgcactaggggatgccaaatgttaggccccccaagtgattgtattgacttacctaaaccccaggctggtgctcctatcagcagaaaactgcacccgcacggggttataccagtgagcaccacggagcacttcTCTTCCGTCATACTCTTTCTTCACACGGCTGCGCAttcgcagtagaacgaaaagccaaactttaactaaaaagtcggctatttctttCAACTGGACATGCGTTTgacccgggaaatttgaagaaagaagaagacggaagaggatcactctgtggtgctcactggaagaaccctgggccggtgcagttttctgctgataggagcaccagcccggggtttcaggtaagtaaataaaatcacttggggttgcctaacatttggcaccctcaagtgcaagacaactttcctcctttaacaaatctgcccctacatatcAATCccaacatcttaaaggagaaggaaacctagttgtcGCAAAAACACTCccgtgttgcttcccctccctcctcccccctggcctacctgtcccactgggcaaatgcccctaacttgttacttacccttttgcgcaggtccagtctattGAGTTCACcgatgccatcttcttccaagcgaccTTCTccctgctttgactggcgcatgcgcagtaggagcatttcgccggtacaatctactgcgcatgcgccaaaagtcacgaagtgaaatcggaaaacttcgtgacttttggcgcatgcgcagtagatccgtaccggcgaaatgctcctgctgcgcatgcgccaaaatgccggtcaaagcaggaagaagatcgcgtggaagaagatggtgcctgtgaactccatggactggacctgcacagaagggtaagtaacaagttaggggcatttgcccagtgggacaggtaggccagggaggaggagggagggtgggcaacacacgggagggggggagggtttttgcgtcgactgggtttccttctcctttaaatgtgacaTTTACTATATGATACAATAGTTTAAATCAGTGTACTTATGTGGTAGTTCAACTGCTGTCTGTACAGTCGGAAAGTCATAGAATCTGACTTGACCACTAGCTACCAGGCATTTGTTTGAGTATGAGCAATGAAAGATGAGAAGGAGAGGGcatgagacagagagagaatatatatataaaaaaaacaatatttgtaatAAAGAGCTGGTCTGACATCTAATCGGCTTTCTAGCTGCATTTATGACCCTAGAAGACAGATGGCACTGTCAATCTAAAATGGGATCTATAGTCAGAAAAATAAGTCTGCTAGTTTTGCTGCTATAAAGCCACACAAgctcattatttatttctgaactattttttttaataaaatcactgttctcacccaaaaaatattgcatagtAGCACAAACAGAACTTTGTATGAGAATGTTGATGATTATGCAATAAAACATTGCTAATTGTAGCAGCTGGAATaggactttaaaggggtggtaccatttgtaacattttacaaagaATTGTGCCTTCTACTGCACATTGAGTCCTTTTACATACCTtcataccttttagtatgatttagagagatatcctgagacaatccgcaattggttttcatttcgtatttgtgtttatttgttttgttttaagtatttagctctttattcagcagctctccagtttgcaatttcagcaatctggttgctatggtgcaaataccctagcaaccatggattgatttgaatgagagactggaagatgactggagaggacctgaataaaaagatgagtaataaaagagagcattttagatggggtcagtgaccccccatttgaaggctggagccagaagaaaaaggcaaacaattaaaaaactataaaaaataaataatgaagaccaattgaaaagtcaccTAGAACTGgccaccacccctttaagatcataATTTTACTTTGTAAGAAATGGTTTGGTGAAACAATTCTTGAACAGCTCGCAATGATCTACCCCAACTGTTTATAATGATATATGTGACAAcgtttaaagtttatttaaaaattgaGCCAAAATGATCACTGCAAATAAGACACAAGCAGAAGGTGCACAGTATAGAGAGAATATTAAAGGGTGATTGTCTCATGAAAGGCCATAGTTAATGTGTACAGTGCTGCACAGTACCTTCATGcaaaatgtggtttatttcagTACAGTAGCTGACGCTTTTTTTTCTGAGCCCCCTGGACATGGACCaggaaaaagttatttaaagtaatacaaatataatgcaatgttgcctgccctggtaaaactgctgtatttgcttcaggaaacactactattgtttatatcagggatccccaaccttttttacctgtgagccacattcaaatgtaaaaaaagttggggagcaacacaagcatgaaaatgtccctTGGGGTGATAAAtgaggtctgtgattggctatttggtagcccctatgtggactggcggcctacaggagactctacttggcactatacttagttttttatgcaactaaaacttgcttccaagcctggatttcaaaaataagcagctgctttggggccaccaagagcaacatccaaggggttggagagcaacatgttgctcatgagctactggttggggaccactggtttatataaataagctgctgtgtagcaatggaggcagccattcataggagaaaaggctcacgttacacagcagatagcagataagctctgtaggacataatggtgttatctgttatccactatttaacctgtgccatatagcattttttcaatttcccccattgctacacagcagcttgtttatatgaactatagtagtgtttctgaagcaaacagatcagttttaccagtgcaaggcaacactacatgatatattcattactttaaaacatttattttttttggtgttactgttcacaGCTGGCATCAGCTATGGGACTGAGATGGGGGTCTCTGGGAATTAAATGCAACCATGccattaaaaatccaaaaatgtcacCAGAAAATGTAGCCATTCTGGAGGGGTAGGGAAggcaatatattaaaaacaattgtggATTTTCCTTTACTGTAGGGAAGATGACGGAGCTGTAAAGCACAGCTAGCACAAGCTTTTCTCACCTTTTAATGTTGGGATGCAGCAGCGGTGTGCATAGGAGCTGATTAAGATGCAGTCCCACCTGAAGGCAGCATTGCCACTGGCAGAATATGTGCAAGTCTTCCTTGTTTGGAACTTTTTGGCGTGGATTCCCTTGTATTATTTTCTGTAGCTGCTCATGCACATATAGGAAGTCCTCACTATTCCCCTCTGATCACAAGATACAGAAAAAGTAACAATCATTCACTGTAACATAAATACAAGTAAtcgaatacacagtagataattatCAATCTTACCCCCAAGATTCATATATTACACAGCAGATttatatatcccccccccccagttctgtCTCTGTGATACATAATAACTGACTATGGTTAAAGTAGAGGTTTTAAAAACCATCAGGAAACTTGATATATTTATGGATAAAATTAGGTCCATAGCTGGAAAGGACAACCAACTCAGCAATGAAACATAGGAATAATTGGAGCAAGGTTAGAGTATGTGCTTAAAAGGCATTGCTTAATAAAATCctgcagccattctgtaattgTTCCTGTCATGAGAGAGAGATCTGTTTCATGTAATCACCTTTTGCATGGATAAAGTTACCTCTGGGCACGATCATGGCTGCACTTACTGATATGAATAAACGCACATATGCAGATATACAgggcatcttaaaggagaactaaacccttaatttaaaaaaaaaaccctaccctacatagacccccctccctgctccccccccccagcctaactgttagccctggtaaatgcccctaactcttcacttacccctcggtgcagattcaaggcatcagagttcacgagcgccatcttcccctcttcagtaatctttgggttttcttccggcgctttggcaatttccatgactttcggtgcatgcgcagttgtcgtgacaCAGAAGATTGCTCTAATTGCGCATGTGCCGATATGCCGTGCTctacctgaagattaccgaagcgaagaagcgcccgtgaactctgatgccctgaatctgcactgaggggtaagtaaagagcttggggcatttaccaagggtaacagctaggctgggggggagcagggagggagggtctatgtagggtagggtttttttaattaagggtttagttctcctttaagcaaaactgCCTAGGACTGTATGCATTGCTTGAAAAATAATGTTAATGTCAATCCTGCTTGGACAAAAGGTATATTGTTCCTTTACTGATGCTGGTTCTTACTAGTTCTTGAGAGCACTCACTTTTCACAGTTTCAGAAACTGGGGTTATTAGATACAACATTAAAGCTGAGACTGTAGATGTTCAAAACAGAGAGTCAATGTTACTAGAAAACAGTGGGACAGAAGTGAAATTCAGCAGGTATTAGACAGATCTCTGCATTTTAAAGGCAAGTCaatgccaaaataaaaatttgactaatacaaaaaaaacaaatttttaagcAACTCTcccaatatacatatattcaaaatgttcagtgcttttaaagttacttgtaaaaacagctgccttgtcttacattggaTCAACaatctgagccatcagggcagagaatagaaagggataaatgctgctttcaatagcaatacatatacaaatgacaaaggaacagtaacaccaaaaactgaaagtgtatcaaagtaattaaaacaatgtactggtgctctgcactggtaaaagttctgtgtttgcttcaaaaagactactgtagtttatacaaacaagctgctgtgtagccatgggggcagccattcaagctggaaaaaggagaaaaggacatattacatagcagataacagatctaaCACCATTGTATTgcacagggcttatctgttatgtgctaagtagcctgtgccttttctacttttttcctaacttgaatggctgccccatggctacacagcagcttatttatatgaactatagtagtctttctgaagcaaacaaacagcttttaccagtgcatgttaacagtatataatatgttaattactttaaaacactatctttttttggtgttattgatcCTTTAGAAaacaccatagaaaatttgtaatgaatgtatattgcaacattgcttagaattgttttcttttattaggcaaaaccttatttttttgggttgacatttttGGGTTGATTACTCTCTAATCATTGGTTAAACTGAAATGTATCCAGTTATGGATTttaaaaactttacattttctctaAAAGTCAGGAAATATATTCCCATCTCAGATATTCTTAATTGAAAAGTTCTTCTTAAGTAAAGCcaagaaataattgtttttatttacaatgttGCCCCTTGAAAGTGAACTTTCATTGGAGTCTATAGACAGGCTCTACACAAAAAGTGGATTTTCCATTTAGTAGATTTCTTCGTATTATTTTGCACATACCTGCTGTAGGGAACATGTCATACAATTCTCCACACACTGAACCCATCAGAAGAGCTTTTAGGTGATGCAGCTTAACTTTGGGATCAGCATATCTGACCCAATAACATGTGACTGCAACTGAAAGGCGGTGGGCAAGAGGCACAGATGCCAGAACAGTTGTTTTTACTTCCAGTGTGTCCAGGAGCAGCTTTAGGCGTATCTCTGTAGAAGCCTGAGAGTGAGAAATTTCAACATAAGCTTTGTTAATACACACAAGCCTCTGAAAATCGCCATATTTTACCATACAATGTTACTCCTTTCTTCAAAATGTAAGCATCATTGCAGGGGTCTGCTAAAAAGTCTGCATCACAACTTGTgcattacacatgcaaattaacaTCTACTTTGGTAAATTGTGCAAAAGTTGTGGAGCAAGTATTTCTAAGTGGGAATAGAGTGAATGATAACATTAGCTGATTCATGTCTGGTTGCATGTTTAGGGGCACCCCACTAAGGGCATAACACCAAGTCAAGGCAATTGTAAATTCCTGTGATTCCTTTGTGTTCCTTGTACTTTGCAGCTGGTTCATACTACATCAAAGCAGGCTGAACCAGTTCTTTTATAACTGCTACTTTTCTGAAAcattctggcttttcgggaaaaagccccaaaaaattgagaaatttggggggaaaaactcagaaaaaaaatagtacgatttggatttttgctttattttatcgagtttgtccccaatcgcgcttttttattaataaataaggccacattgtggattctagtttggtcagacttttttttattgactaagaaaaattcagattttgatagatAATGTTGAACTACAATCTATGTCCAGCCCAATCAGTATATGTTCACGTCCCAGGCAAATATTTCTTGGGGAGGGCATAAATTTGggaccatacatgggccaatggCCTGCCATCTCAGCAGCTAATATCTAAAGTAATTCTATTTAATATATTGTTCTACGCAGCAATGTTTAGATAATagtgttttctttctgtttgcACCTTTCACACTGGTTTGTACTGCACACAATGAATGGTGACatgatcctttttttttgttactttctgTTACCATGGAAAGGGTATACACATTGTTCTAGTGCCAGTAACCAGCACTGTTTTTAGAATCAGTGTTAAAAGGAATTATGTGCCAAAGTTCAGCATAAGCTAGATAAATAGGGCTTGCATTGGAAATATGCCAATTATTCtttcattcttaaaaaaaaaacctccatggTTTGCACTTTCCTTCCTTTCTTAGTTAGTTACAGGTGTCTAAGGCTTACATATAAAAGAAGGAATTCAACATAAAGGGGGTTCAACTGAAAGTGGGAATCTGAATATCTCAAATGACCAATTTAATATTAAAGTAGTCTTAAAATCcaaatacaatattaatattcTCAATTAGTTTTGTTAACTGACCTCTGGAAGACTGGACAGTGAAATATTTTCAGCTAAGTTCCAGTGTGTGTCTGCCTCCAGAGtggattttctcagatttttctCTAGTCTATCAAATTCAACAATCAATGTTTTAACAGGATGCTCATTCCTTCGATTACTTTCCTCCAAGTTGTTGGTTGGCGTCACCAGCAACCCATAGATAACCCTACGGACTGGTTGTGTTATCAAGTGAGCAGATGGCTTTTTCATATCCTCAACCTGTGAATGAAGGAATAACCTCCGCATTACAAGTGCATCTCTAAGTAATGGAGATATCTGGCCTCTGGCTAATGATCTCTGCACCCAATCCGGCAGCCTCAACATGACTGCAGTTGGAGAATTATAAATACCCTTCTGGAAGAATTGTACAAGATTAACAGTGTCAGACAGACTGTACTCTTCCATGGCTGAACAAAGGAGCTGTCTGACTGCATCCCGATCCTGAGCTTTGAGGTAGCTGAGCACATTGTCCATGGCCTCCTCTGCATCAACAAAAGCAGAAAGCCAATGTAAGAGGCCGTGAATGCGTACATGCTTCCTTCCACTGTGGCACGAGTTTCCAATAGGCAAATGAACTTTGCTGAAGAACCTTTCTAAAGCCGGGAGATTAATATAATCATTGCCAACTAGAACAGCAAAGAGAGGCAATAATGACATGTTCATGTTGTTAAAGTGCTTGCAGAACTGTTGTACGGAGTAACACTTCGCTGGTATGAAACATTCATTCTCAACTTTTGTGGTGACAATATTCTTCCACTGAAACGAATTCAAGGGACAGAAGCCAGCCTTCAGATCAAAGATACAAAAATCACTGTCAAATGTCAGCACTGGGCAATTCCAAAGATTAGCCAAGACCACTAATTCTCTGTCTGCTTCTGCAAAGCACTGAACAAAAGGCACTTCCATCTTTTCCAGGACCTGTATGAAGACTTCCCGAACCAGCAAAGGCAACACACTTCCACCTTCTCCTTTAGACAGGCTGTGCGCCATTGTGATCTTTTCCTTCGCACGTTGCTTGAGCGTCTCTAGTTTTTTGTCAGAGATATCACAGCCACCATCAAACACAACATAGGCTTGTATCTCACACACAGACAAGCTTTCAAAGAATTTATGCACAATGTCTGTGAATAAATGATAATCTCCTCCGCATATTAAATCCAATCCTAACTCAAAGTACAGTCTGTGGTAAAGGTTATTGCCATCGATAATTATCTTTGTGTTTCTTAACTGTAAATCATAAAAGCAATACTTTTTTGACCCCACATAGCCCATGAGTCCGTGAATTCCCATTGTGGTAATATATgcagaaaaatctaaaaaaaaaaacagaaacagacatccattttaattaaagagAAACAGAGTTAAAATCATAATGTTGATGCATAAAGCCAACAAAGTATTCAATTGCATAGCAGCAATCACTTTTATATGTACTAGTGAATGTAGTTCCCTAAGGGCCATCATGGATTTTGCTTGTTTGATACtttcaatatttacataaatgtcCTGGGTGTATGCAAGATTTCCCAATGGCCACTACGTTCTTACTGAAAATACAGAAGGAAGGACAATATTTTAACTTAGAACAGtaagagaaaaaaatctgagCCCACCCagcttttcccaacatgcatgaTGTAGTCCCCTAAACACCCCCCCCCAGAGCTTCTTGATAGGCACACTGTCCCCTTCAACATTTTACTGCTGGCACAGTGTGGCCCCCACAGTGTTTTAGAGCAGGCACAATGTGCCCCCCTCAGCTTTTCATGACAtgcacagttagggttgccaccatttctggaaaaaatacagtccttcctatatatttatcttttttccctattaataactttgggatcagTCATCaattttacaggccaggccaggtggcaaccctaggcagtgTGCCTCCCCAGAACAGGCACAGTATGGTCCACAAGTGTTTCGCCCATCTTAAACCATACCTTGTGTGGATCTTAAGCCAAACCCTATTACAGAAAGATGCTAATTTATTCTTAACATATTTGTATCTCTTCCTTTATAACTGACAGAGATTAGAAACATGTAATCGAAAAGCTGGAGGACAAGGCAAGAATTTTTAGCTATCCAATCATATTCAAAGTTACCACAGCCCTCTTCCCATCTGTTAGTATATTACTATAATTTTAACACGCTGGCCCAGAAATCTGAAAACAGCATGGGATGTGTGATAGGATAGAAACAAAATACTGAGCCTTCATTTCTTCAGTACCATGAGCAGTGATCACAGCTGCACTGCTTTACACAAAATATGTTCTGTTGCAATTGTTTACAGCGGGAATAAAACGCTGTATGATGGCTGCCCACCTTGTTTCTTGTTCATATGTTTGTTGCTTCACTAATTCAGTCTCCTTCCTCCGCACGCTCTTGCTGTAGACGCATGCCAATGACGTCATTGTGAAACTCCTCCATTGTTGCGTGAGTGCCTAGAACGCGTGCATAAAGCAGTGTTTTCGTTCCGGCTGTGACGTCACGTCGCTATGGATACGAACATGTAAACAAAAGCTAAAATGACAGGCAGCCAAGGAGTTTGAGGACTGCTGCAAAGAAAAGACAAAGACACCTGCGCTGCCATCTTATATTTACCTGGAAAATAACAAGTGGTTGAAGAGGTAAATGAACAATTATCGCATTTTCCACagcacataaacatatggtttttGTAGAAGgtaattttaaatttatttacacAGTACTTTACATATTATCAGTGGCTTTATAGTTATTTGTGTAATTGCTTTTAAAGCTGTAGATGTCTTGACGTTGAAACTGTTTGTGACTCCTGAAACAGAAGCATTAACAAGCTGAAGAGCTGACTtgactacattgtttcaagagtcagaaccagagaagacAAAGGCATAAAGAAATGCAGCTTTCAGATGCAATTACAACTACTTATAACTTCAGAACCACATTTTACTtcatgtatattgggaagttgattGGGAAGTTGATTTGCGTTACGTTTCCTTTTATTAGGGGTGTTTTAAGTGCTATGCTGTCCTCGTTCAGTACAATATAAAAAAGATATCACCTTTTGTCATATGTAACCAGGCACCATAAAAGTATCATGGATagcacttaaatatatataaaaataaatgataatacaaattatgtataaatatatatatatatatatatatatatatatatatatatatatatatatatatatatatatccctaatgGCATTGAGAAAGCTCATGCCTTGGTTTGTAAGAATATGTAGTAGCATTTTGTGTCTGGATTAGAAGTCATTTTCTTTGGTATAGAttataatatgcttttttttttgtagattgggacacacaaaatgtctcctgttTTGGAAACTGAattaattattcagtataaataaGAAATTGAGAACTGTAAAAGGAAATTACATCAAATAGCAGCTATTACGTGCCAAATATTTCTAGTTCTATAGATATATCAATAGAATATACAGTTAGTGGTCAAAAATAGATTGAAATGGAGAATTCCTGTAAACAGGCAGGGATAACAGTGGGCAGATGTCCTTCACAGCTGCAGAATGTTAATAAGTCTCAATAGGAACCTTTAATATGGACTATTGGAAAAGGACAGTGCAGTgggcagtagggatgtcgcggactgttcgcggacgcgaacttgttcgcgcgaacatcggctgttcgcgtccgccgcaagttcgcgaacgtcgcgcgacgttcgccattttgggttcgccttacctggcgcttttttttgacctctcaccccagaccagcagatacatggcagccaatcaggaagctctccctcctggaccacccccacaccccctggaccactccccttccatatataaactgaagccctgcagcgttttttcattctgcctgtgtgtgcttggaagagctagtgtagggagagagctgctagtgatttcactgatttgagggacagttgatagtaagtttgctggctagtaatctacttgatactgctctgtattggagggacagaagtctgcagggatttgagggacattttagggtagctttgctggctagtaatctaccttctactgcagtgctctgtatgtagctgcctgctgtgggcactgatctcttctgatctcatctgctgactgctgtaataacccaatagtccttgtaaggactgcttttattttctttttgttgttttactttgctactttaacagccaagtgctattagtctagcagtgttggggagtgggactggtgtgctactgtgctgctcctagtagttcagcagcaccaacccgagaatattttttttttttaatatacatataattttttttttattttacttatcttactgttctttaaggtgtccagtgctgtttgctgttcttcatagtagtgcaccaatagtagtgcacttgcaggcattatttgcccagtggccatctagctgtgtgagcttgttcacattctgtctagggatgtagcgaacgtcggaaaaaaagttcgcgaacatattcgcgaacttgcgcaaaaatgcgagcggttcgcgaacggttcgcgaaccccatagacttcaatgggaaggcgaactttaacatctagaaaagacatttctggccagaaaaatgattttaaagttgtttaaagggtgcaacgacctggacagtggcatgccagagggggatcaagggcaaaaatgtatctgaaaaatctgcctgtgtgtgcttggaagagatagtgtagggggagagctgttagtgatttcagggacagatgatagtaagtttgctggctagtaatctgcttgatactgctctgtattggagggacagaagtctgcagggatttgagggacattttagcttaggtagctttgctggctagtaatctactgttctctttaaacaactgccatacgttgaccttgtaggcattgtttgcccagtttttttggacgcagccactgaagcacagttgccataaaaaatatgccatataaatgctgaaaata is a window from the Xenopus laevis strain J_2021 chromosome 6L, Xenopus_laevis_v10.1, whole genome shotgun sequence genome containing:
- the aste1.L gene encoding protein asteroid homolog 1 isoform X1 codes for the protein MNKKQDFSAYITTMGIHGLMGYVGSKKYCFYDLQLRNTKIIIDGNNLYHRLYFELGLDLICGGDYHLFTDIVHKFFESLSVCEIQAYVVFDGGCDISDKKLETLKQRAKEKITMAHSLSKGEGGSVLPLLVREVFIQVLEKMEVPFVQCFAEADRELVVLANLWNCPVLTFDSDFCIFDLKAGFCPLNSFQWKNIVTTKVENECFIPAKCYSVQQFCKHFNNMNMSLLPLFAVLVGNDYINLPALERFFSKVHLPIGNSCHSGRKHVRIHGLLHWLSAFVDAEEAMDNVLSYLKAQDRDAVRQLLCSAMEEYSLSDTVNLVQFFQKGIYNSPTAVMLRLPDWVQRSLARGQISPLLRDALVMRRLFLHSQVEDMKKPSAHLITQPVRRVIYGLLVTPTNNLEESNRRNEHPVKTLIVEFDRLEKNLRKSTLEADTHWNLAENISLSSLPEASTEIRLKLLLDTLEVKTTVLASVPLAHRLSVAVTCYWVRYADPKVKLHHLKALLMGSVCGELYDMFPTAEGNSEDFLYVHEQLQKIIQGNPRQKVPNKEDLHIFCQWQCCLQVGLHLNQLLCTPLLHPNIKRLYSGTLVHLLCQKLKSSSLVEDLFNPCPPLKTLYQQMMEAVLLAVPEDCFKSRTLPSAHKSKMGKKKNRNVKSKEEAPALENQPMYEVTNRYLGLMLDE
- the aste1.L gene encoding protein asteroid homolog 1 isoform X2 gives rise to the protein MGIHGLMGYVGSKKYCFYDLQLRNTKIIIDGNNLYHRLYFELGLDLICGGDYHLFTDIVHKFFESLSVCEIQAYVVFDGGCDISDKKLETLKQRAKEKITMAHSLSKGEGGSVLPLLVREVFIQVLEKMEVPFVQCFAEADRELVVLANLWNCPVLTFDSDFCIFDLKAGFCPLNSFQWKNIVTTKVENECFIPAKCYSVQQFCKHFNNMNMSLLPLFAVLVGNDYINLPALERFFSKVHLPIGNSCHSGRKHVRIHGLLHWLSAFVDAEEAMDNVLSYLKAQDRDAVRQLLCSAMEEYSLSDTVNLVQFFQKGIYNSPTAVMLRLPDWVQRSLARGQISPLLRDALVMRRLFLHSQVEDMKKPSAHLITQPVRRVIYGLLVTPTNNLEESNRRNEHPVKTLIVEFDRLEKNLRKSTLEADTHWNLAENISLSSLPEASTEIRLKLLLDTLEVKTTVLASVPLAHRLSVAVTCYWVRYADPKVKLHHLKALLMGSVCGELYDMFPTAEGNSEDFLYVHEQLQKIIQGNPRQKVPNKEDLHIFCQWQCCLQVGLHLNQLLCTPLLHPNIKRLYSGTLVHLLCQKLKSSSLVEDLFNPCPPLKTLYQQMMEAVLLAVPEDCFKSRTLPSAHKSKMGKKKNRNVKSKEEAPALENQPMYEVTNRYLGLMLDE